In the Schistocerca nitens isolate TAMUIC-IGC-003100 unplaced genomic scaffold, iqSchNite1.1 HiC_scaffold_519, whole genome shotgun sequence genome, gtcggacgttgggcggtagcaagcgcgggaggcgcggcgcggcggcgcgcagagtggcggccgctctctcggccgtccgcgcccgcccgcgacactggctgggcctggcggcgcggcggctattctctgccgccgtgcttgccgcctgccgctctcgctctcgctctcgtgtgtgtacgcgcgtcgtcgaaataatggcagatcaggcggctacgaacgagactgctgcggcacccgccgccaccggcacgacgaagaaggccaagtctgcggcgtctgcgaagaagccgcgcgccaagcctgcgcacccgcgcacctctgagatggtgacggccgccatcaagagtctgaaggagcgcggcggctcgtcgctgcaggcgatcaagaagtacattgccgcgcactacaagctggacgcggagaagctggcgccctttatcaagaagtacctcaagtcggccgtcgtggctggcgagctggtgcagacgaaggggaagggcgcgtccggctctttcaagcttgccggcgccggcggcggggcggccgagggcggcaaggcccgtgccggcggtgcgaagaagaagcgcgccgctccggccagcaaggagaagaagggcgcccgtgcggccggcgcaaagaaggctggtggcgtgaaggcggcgaccggtcggaaggcgggcgccgccaagaaggcgtctgcggcgtcggcggctcccgcgggtgcgaagaaggcggctgcggccaagccggccaaggccaagtcgccgtcgaaggcgaagaaggccgcgaaggttccgacgaagaagccgaaggcgccgcgcccgaagaaggcgacgacgccgtctaaggcgaaggcttcgcccaagaagaagaagtgaagttaaagtaaagaaaggaaaggggaaggaagggaagggctggcgcttgaccccgtcgtcccccacccccctcccccgcgtcgtctagtggcgcgcgatggcacggctgcgcgcggcccaaaacggcccttctcagggccatcagaggacgtcgggaaggcgttgattgtcgtgcttggcgcgttgtgttgtcttgtttgggtggccgtgcgtgcatgcgccggggtgtgtgtgtgtgtgtgtgtgtggggttggttggtgtttgtgtggcgtttctgtatgacccttgtgggtactgtgtgcgtgccgtggtggttggattgtggggccggtggcggtaggcggcggcgcgcggtagcggagcggttgtggccgttttgttttgtgttttgtattttgtgcggcggccgacggttggtttctcatgtttctggagactctgtttgtttgcttgctttgcggatggcgcgtcttgtttgttatgtgtgtgtcctctctgtgtgaaagggggacggggacgttgagacgtggaagtggccggcgggaattgggaaggcgcggtggcgcctcggagacggcggcggccagccacccgtggtgacgtcgtccggctgtttgtttgtgtgtatttgaaggggtggggtgggatgacgtcgattgtgattgttggcgagagcggctgtgtacgggagggagggtggggaattgtggtggttgttttaacggggctagagagagaggctgggcggcaagaccgacaaaagttttgctcgcgacggagagatgttagtggccctgaaaagggccgttttttttgtgttgcgcgcgtgcggtgccgtgccgcggctaagcggtttaggcgcgctcgccgcggatgcggcgcgcgagctggatgtccttgggcatgatggtgacgcgcttggcgtggattgcgcacaggttggtgtcttcgaagaggccgacgaggtaggcctcgctggcctcctgcagggccatgactgcggagctctggaagcgcaggtcggtcttgaagtcctgggcgatctcgcgcactaggcgctggaacggcagcttgcggatgagcagctctgtgctcttctggtagcgcctgatttctcgcagggcgacggtgcccggcctgtagcggtggggcttcttgacgccgccggtggcgggcgcgctcttcctcgccgccttggtggcgagctgtttgcgcggcgcctttccgccggtggacttgcgggccgtttgctttgtgcgggccatagcggttagcggtgcgtgcggtagcgaagcgtccggtgctgccttgacaacgggcccgcgcgggcccgtgctgcgcttatatgccctcggtgcgcgtggtggggggagggcgggccagagtctatataggggggcggcgcgcgctcacggcgcaccgtagccgactcgctagcgccgggtgaggagctgccgcttgtgctttttttgttgcttgaggaggaggaagaatgacaggccgcggcaagggaggaaaggggctgggcaagggtggcgccaagcggcaccgcaaggtgttgcgcgacaacatccagggcatcacgaagcccgccatccgccgcctggctcgcaggggcggcgtgaagcgcatctctggtctgatctacgaggagacccgcggagtgctgaaggtgttcctggagaacgtgatccgcgacgcggtgacgtacactgagcacgccaagcgcaagactgtgacggccatggacgtggtgtacgccctgaagaggcaggggcgcaccctgtacggtttcggcggttaggcaggcagccggtgtgctgtgctgtggccttcccgcggccgtgccgttgcccgtgcttggtgggagagacgaaaaacggcccttttcagggccaccacactgttcggaaattgaaaagtgcgaaagggtctgtgttgcctgcctgcctctgtgtgtgtgtgtttgttgttgttgttgttgttgttgttgttgtgcgcctctgttgctttgcgtgcgtgcgttccgtttggagtttcgacgtgacgtgtgtgatgatggatgcgggagggcgcggctgagtccggtgtgtgcgtggtttgtttgtggcgcgggccggatcatcgatcggatcagctgtttggtttggtttggtttgtcctgtgcctgtgtgtttggagagcgcgcgcggcggcccgcgtgtcgtccgtcgtcgggccgttacgcgctcttttaattatgaacatattaacaatgatcacatcacattattggtgtattgatgtcgttgtcgttgtttggaacgcgactgtgcgtgcgtggaggggtgcagaaaaaatgtgtgtgtgttcggccacacgggctgtggacaagatggcggacgtgcgccggcgctgtggacgttgttgtaaagtgcggcgaggacgacggaaactttgctttggacgtaggtttgtgtggtggccctgaaaagggccgattgttgtgaggcgagccggcaaggcaaaggcgcgtttgcgtttgcgtgcagggagcacgcaagcgcagcgccgcggtccctgtttaggccttcttctcggtcttctttggcagcaggacggcctggatgttgggcaggacaccaccctgtgcgatggtgacgcccgacaagagcttgttgagctcctcgtcgttgcggatggcgagctgcaggtggcgcgggatgatgcgcgtcttcttgttgtcgcgggccgcgtttccggccagctcgagcacctcagccgcgaggtactccatgacggcggcgaggtagacgggcgccccggcgccgacgcgctcggcgtagtttcccttgcgcaggaggcggtggattctgccgaccgggaactggagcccagccctgcttgagcgggactttgacttgcccttgactttgcctccctttccgcgtccggacatggcgtttggctagtggcgtaagcgctaaacacgtaaccgtaacggtgcgagccgcagcgagtcgagcagcggagtgcgtgcgtgtgccggcggcggcggggtgggggtccctttatgggctcgggtgcggcggccggttgcgcgcgcgccccattggtcggcggccgcaacagggcgagctggtaaaggtgcggtgttgcggtagcggcgggtgccactgtgtggggagacgctgactagagcggagcgcttgctgcctgttgttgtacgttcgagatgccgcccaagactagcgggaaggccgccaagaaggccggcaaggcgcagaagaacatttcgaagggcgacaagaagaagaagcgcaagaggaaggagagctatgccatctacatctacaaggtgctgaagcaggtgcaccccgacacgggcatctcgtcgaaggcgatgagcatcatgaacagcttcgtgaacgacattttcgagcgcattgcggccgaggcgtctcgcctggcgcactacaacaagcgctcgaccatcacgtcccgcgagatccagacggctgtgcggctcttgctgcctggcgagctggccaagcacgccgtgagcgagggcacgaaggcggtgaccaagtacacgagctccaagtaaggaggaggttgttacttcggctcttggaaggaaggaaggaaggaaggaaggaaggaaggaagctccctccgttgcgagagcggcaaaacggcccttttcagggccaccaaattgcctttgcgggaagagcggaattgtttgtgtgtgtgtgagtgagtgagtgagtgagaggggcggcatagctacccggtttggttggttgcgaggcagctggtggtgctgctgtgccgtggtggtgtggtctcgaatgtggttgtggttgtggttactggggtacggccgcgagggtttggttgccgccggtgtgacgtggaatgcgtgcacgagtcttggcgtggttgtttgtcgacacacagatagatcgataggaggtgttggtgctgtctgtggcgctgattcatgtctttgtctccgtctgcccggttagtcacgtgactgcaattgaaagtcctcgcgattgattgattgttggatgtcaccgttacggccgtctgttgtcacatcatacatgatggcgagggtgaaatgttgtgttgccgtcgactattccctttgctgtacggcgcgttggtgtgtgtgtgttggtgacgttttaaatggacgtgtcgtactatcatccattacgaagtcgccaagaaatgtacgggcgggtggggtaggcgacacgcacggtggtgtacctatttggcccttgatttgatgatagccgtttctgcagtttgactgatgattgattggactgttgtgcgcacgcacgtcattcacggtgcacgtgtgttcggttgagtacagtaagcgtgaggctagacgacgacggtcgttgtttgttgttatgggcgtacacgcgtttcgttggtctgtgtcccccggtgtgaaatggcaggtgtgtcggtgatgtgatccgatccggcggctctgagtaactgtcaatatcggcgcggtacaccggcgtcatggcaacgtgtcggtgttcacaccagtcgcactgtggcaccgtcggcgccgcgaacggtgacgaaaggctgacctttgatcggtcgagtgtcgtgtctgggcagaacgtgtggaatgagcaaaactgttggggacggaaacaatggtggaggaggggaacggaaagtaataaaacaaacaaaatggagaagcaatcaccggaaaacgaagcagggaaaaacggagaggcgctgtctatagcaacggaacgttcccgtgcattgcagccgcactgaaaggcgtttacggcgcggctgcaggtgtcggccgtggtgacggctgaattgcattgccttcccggatgaaacgttcgccgacatggctcggaggaggaatctatgagaatgcgttgcccttgcctgccgtttcgtgtgccctcctgttgtgtacgctgttgttgtccggtgtagcgaagggtgtgtatgtaggggtgtgtgtgtgtttagtggggaattggaaggtcgatagctgccgtcacggtcaagataacgcagtcaaaggtgtcgcgaaaaagtgtgttagccgtggttggttggttcgtgtgttttaaagagaatggacgagagagagaaagtaggtggagagtgcgttgcgtgttgcctaactgcgtccgcgaatatggcagtagttggtggtgggcgtgcccttgcatgtggcccggaaggcgtgtccgtttcgcggtagtggcaccgctgctggcatattcgggagatgggaggggcgcgaaaggagaaaggagacgcggaggcttttaaagacggggagggcgcgtgtgggtggctcgcgctgcgctcggcggttgtgtttgtgcaacaaatgtgttgccgggaggggaccgttgttgtggtgcggttgtagcctcagacgcggccggcagtgaacgtgagacgacggatgcgggccggggcggcgcatgtcgccggtgccatgccttttaagagccgcgtggtcgggggtgtgcgcaccgtgtgtcgtgttgcgagacagcatcatttgtgctgcgtggcgtggcgtggcgtgggggcgaggagagcgagccgcgcggtgtgcttgtgcgccggagaatggcacactgcgcctgcccgttgaggaggccgatggccgtggtgtggtggaaatggagcgcgtcggacgtgcaccaatgagaaagagaaacaaagcggcgacaacgaacgaaagggggagggaggccattgtgtcacatgcggcggtgggaggaaaaaaaaaacaaacaaacaaacaaagaaacgaagacgtaagaaagaggagaaacaacaaagagaatgagtcgtgcgttcgcgagggggggtgcgcgtgtaactccggtacgcgcagtgccggagcccaacggctgtgtcgtcgacgccagtgcttgtcggccgaatgggtgcgggaatagaggcagcgtcggcacggagaagcaagcaagaaggaaggacgcacgcgcgctgcggcgtttggcgcggtttgcggctggcgcctttggtggcaacggccgggacaagcagcggtgtatggtggtgtgcggggcggacaggggcggcggcggtggtggactgggaggaggcgaggcggcgccgacggtggcgtgtggtacggcgaaaacgggacggacggacggcggatgttggagaggcgccgcgcacgcagacacatggaaggaaggaaggaacgaacgcaagggaacaaatggagggggcgaatgtggagatgcgggcaggcggtggtgtttgtgggcatgtggtggggagaagggcgggggcgggaggacagaggcgaggcgactgcgtgcttgctcgctcgctcgcgtgtcttttgtttttgtgtttgtttttccatcgtttggtcgccttggagcctgtcggtcccgtccgtgtgtggccacgcttcgggtgcgtgtatgtttgtacgtttcgtttgttcgtcttctgcagcagaggcggtgcgcggcagtgggaacgcctgcctggcggctgggacggccagcaaatgcggttggatgggcggccacagcaccgcacctgtgcccaaggaggcgacgctggcggcggggccccctcggatgcggccggctgggggctgtgtgcgctgccgctgccgctgccgccgccgccgccgccgccgccgccgccgccgccgccgccgccgccgccgccggtgctggtgctggtgctggtgcagcagcaacaacgacgaacaacgagtaagcaagaagaggacgaagcggatggctggtgggtgagtgcatttatttaggcggtcgacaaggcagtgcgtgatgtggcgttgtgacgggggtttgctcacgtggcctcgtttgtgttgatgcgcaggaagatgagatgcgggcagacgcagacgcgtacagagagacgagcccggtctgcagcaggatgtgtggcgcggcgcgccgagtgcagagcagcgcgcgccgcctgggccgggctgggcccgcccggcggcgggccgcgctgttgtcgcggacgtgagcgccccctggcgggtggtcggaggcggcgcggtggacgtgtgtccggttggccagtgcacattgcgagtggctggctggcggtcggcggcgagacgggagaggaggtatgtgtcgcgggcgcctttgctgcgctgcgtcgttgcgtgcctgggcgtgcgcctgtcgactgtgtgtgactgtgttgggcgttgtgccacgtacgtgtgtgctcggccgaaggcgtcggaagaaaaagagagagagagacgggcgggaaagtgggtcggtgtgcgtgcgtcgcccgtgatgcgatgatgtcgcgtcatgtcatgtcatgtctttgcgaaacggctgccgagaggtgtgtggtggcgagcgggaatgtgcgtttggtggttgccggccggccggcagttgttggtggttcctcctgtgtggttgtttgtgctgctttgatggcaacgtggaaggacgccggtttttccgtgccttgcgtgtggttgtgtcgacggtgactggttgggggtgtgcgccgatgcacgtgccatgttgttatgtttgggtcgtgagtgtgtttttggctgtgttgttgtgtacgggaagggggagagaggaggaggcggcggcggcggcggcggcggcggcggcggtgatagtgcgtgcagtagtgccgttgcgacgggcgtcgggtggagccgtgcgtagtggcggaaaggtgtaggttgcgggaagcgagcccgtcgcgtgtcgtcgtcgacgacggggtcgcgtgcgctgtgaatcgagagtggcgggaaaggggcagcgtgccgctgtgtcgtggtcgttagcagaggcctgtgtgcctgtccgtttgttttctgtcggacgcttggtgcgaggtgtttgttttgttttgttgccgccgccgcggttgtttttgtttgtcggctgtgctgtgtcggtgggtcggcgagctgttttgcggtgcgtgaatgtgttggtgcaaaagtggcggcggcgtcatggctgcgaccgcgacgagccgcgggcgcgccattgatgatgttgaacacagagcggctgtgtgcaatgggaggccttgtgtacgggtagcggtgttgtcgtacgtgcatccggcccggtgcggaaagcgccgttgcggttgcgggttgcctctggtcgcgacgtgtggtgctcggctttgtgggtttttttggtgcccctttggccggtgggtggtgtttgttgttttgtgtgtgtgtgtgtgtgtgtgtgtgtgtggtcggtctctttggcgctcggtatatatctgcctcctgctcggtcttgttgtcgacgtcgtctgtagttttttgcggcttgccgacgaccgaccgaccgaactactacctacctgtgacagctacgtgtggcgcccgaaggtgaacgtaacgtgacctcggcgcccttagcctaacctaagatgtccggccgtaaggtaggtgcggccacctgacgcctcacgtccgaacgcttaacctaactttgacgcctaacctaactttaacccttaacctaacccacgtccacctaacgtaacctaacctaacccaagcgacgccaaccctaacctaaggtgttgtacactgcgaatgtcgaaggcatgttatagtcttaggtggagagcactacacgcaacaagcggctacacgggtagcaggggttgtgtggcgtgggctgggcggttttgttaggttagatggccttgggcaagtacagaaagggggcaacagcagcctcaacgggtgcggggaccaagcagcaatcggtatcgtttgttaattgtcaactgtcgaagctgcgttggtacagtaccggaaccgcaagcgctgacagagaaagcaccgaagctctgcaatcgtgataaggtacagaaagctggctgacgccagggataaattctgccgaaattgtcacaaaggtacagacggtgttttagaaaggctcgattgcatgcaaccggtggtggtgtgttcgtcgctgtttgagtagtagttttgatcctgtagtgaagtagaggtggatggttcctgtgaaatattgtgggtggaggttacacccaacaaccgagctaggtttaataataattggctcctttgaccgacctcccgacgcagcagcattagtggcagaacaacggagagacggattttggaaacacatttcacatacattttcctcagcatgttagggtcttaggtggagatttcaatttacccgatatagactgggacactcagatgatgttcaggacgggtggtagggggacagagagcatcgagtgacattatactgagtgcactgtccgaaaatcacctcgagcaaaatgaacagagaaccgactcgtggagataacatcgtggacctacggatgacaaacagacccgaacgtgtttcgactctgtatgtgcagaacagggacgcagtgatcataaggccgttgcagggaggacggtgtatctatctgttttggctagcaagagtaatagaaggcagatttgcagacgacccgacagatgaaaaggcaaatgcctgttccgacactgacaatgttgagtgttcatggagaaagtgcaaggcaatggtaaaaatgcgtttttagacaggtacgtgccgagtgtcgaactgtgagggatgggaaaaaaaacccaccgtggtatactacaacaacaacgttaggaaactgttgcgaaagcaaagagagcttcacccaaagt is a window encoding:
- the LOC126232544 gene encoding uncharacterized protein LOC126232544 — its product is MHVRQHRYPYTRPPIAHSRSVFNIINGAPAARRGRSHDAAATFAPTHSRTAKQLADPPTQHSRQTKTTAAAATKQNKHLAPSVRQKTNGQAHRPLLTTTTQRHAAPFPPLSIHSARDPVVDDDTRRARFPQPTPFRHYARLHPTPVATALLHALSPPPPPPPPPPPPPLSPFPYTTTQPKTHSRPKHNNMARASAHTPNQSPSTQPHARHGKTGVLPRCHQSSTNNHTGGTTNNCRPAGNHQTHIPARHHTPLGSRFAKT